In Actinoplanes derwentensis, the following proteins share a genomic window:
- a CDS encoding ABC transporter codes for MTTNGDAVGPSAQSAVPAASDEKQQVKAVIDPSDRTGGGQVRPANLEVPPQLGRLATGLDRLRAALGAVSYPLELPSAVEARRVGSALTAQLDDYLLPRLARLDAPLLVVVGGSTGAGKSTLVNSLVQAPVSTAGVLRPTTRSPVLVTHPDDVQWFGRGGLLPGLTRTGESSNAPDALQVIATPTIGPGLALLDAPDIDSVVDHNRKLAAQLLAAADLWLFVTTAARYADAVPWELLTTARLRGTVIALVLDRVPPDAVSDIAAHLGEMLTANELGAAPLFVLPETGLDQRGLLPDSAVGPMRVWFAQLAGDANARFTVVRQTLNGALAALTPAAEGLADAVDDQIRTARALDERVEAAYRTARRVTEDGLRDGRLLRGEVLARWQEFVGTGDLVRGLESRIGHLRDKLVSAVSGRPTSSQNLRVAMESQLVTLMRGVAADAAEQAFGAWQAHPAGEALLKPDLQHASADLPQRADRLVRDWQQWVLELVRTEAGDKRAVARGAAYAVNGAGLAVMITVFTTTAFIPTGLEVAAGAGTAVAGQKVLEAVFGDQAIRTLAARARAELLTRVEQLLAAEAARFTELTEVVHLETARSTLLRESAAEVEKAREELALTGSGS; via the coding sequence GTGACGACGAACGGAGACGCGGTCGGTCCGTCGGCCCAATCCGCCGTCCCCGCCGCATCAGATGAGAAACAGCAGGTGAAGGCGGTCATAGACCCATCAGATCGTACGGGTGGCGGTCAGGTTCGTCCGGCGAACCTGGAAGTCCCGCCCCAGCTGGGACGCCTCGCGACCGGGCTCGATCGCCTGCGGGCGGCGCTCGGTGCTGTGTCGTACCCGTTGGAGTTGCCTTCCGCGGTCGAGGCCCGGCGGGTCGGCTCAGCTTTGACCGCACAACTCGACGACTACCTTCTGCCACGCCTGGCCCGGCTCGACGCCCCGCTGCTGGTGGTGGTCGGCGGTTCCACCGGCGCCGGCAAGTCGACACTGGTCAACAGCCTGGTGCAGGCCCCGGTGAGCACCGCCGGTGTGCTGCGCCCCACAACCCGGTCGCCGGTCCTGGTGACCCACCCGGACGATGTGCAGTGGTTCGGGCGTGGTGGGCTGCTGCCCGGCCTGACCCGCACCGGCGAGTCGAGCAACGCCCCGGACGCGCTCCAGGTGATCGCCACCCCGACGATCGGTCCCGGGCTGGCCCTGCTGGACGCGCCGGACATCGACTCGGTGGTCGACCACAACCGCAAACTCGCCGCCCAACTCCTGGCCGCGGCGGACCTCTGGTTGTTCGTCACCACCGCCGCGCGATACGCCGACGCCGTCCCGTGGGAGCTGCTGACCACCGCCCGGCTGCGCGGCACCGTGATCGCCCTGGTTCTGGACCGGGTGCCGCCGGACGCCGTCAGTGACATCGCCGCCCACCTGGGCGAGATGCTGACCGCCAACGAGCTGGGTGCGGCGCCGCTGTTCGTGCTGCCGGAGACCGGGCTCGACCAGCGCGGTCTGCTCCCGGACTCGGCGGTCGGCCCGATGCGGGTCTGGTTCGCCCAGCTCGCCGGCGACGCGAACGCCCGGTTCACGGTGGTCCGGCAGACCCTGAACGGCGCTCTCGCCGCGCTCACCCCGGCGGCCGAAGGACTGGCTGACGCCGTCGACGACCAGATCCGCACGGCGCGGGCGCTGGACGAGCGGGTCGAGGCCGCCTACCGGACCGCGCGGCGCGTCACCGAGGACGGCCTGCGCGACGGCCGGCTGCTGCGCGGCGAGGTGCTGGCCCGCTGGCAGGAGTTCGTCGGCACCGGTGACCTGGTGCGCGGCCTCGAATCTCGGATCGGGCACCTGCGGGACAAGCTGGTCTCGGCGGTCAGCGGACGGCCCACGTCGAGCCAGAACCTGCGGGTCGCCATGGAGTCCCAGCTGGTCACGCTGATGCGCGGGGTCGCGGCCGACGCCGCCGAGCAGGCGTTCGGGGCCTGGCAGGCGCACCCGGCCGGGGAAGCCCTGCTGAAACCGGATCTCCAGCACGCCTCCGCCGACCTGCCGCAGCGCGCCGACCGGCTGGTCCGCGACTGGCAGCAGTGGGTCCTGGAGCTGGTCCGCACCGAGGCAGGCGACAAGCGGGCGGTGGCTCGCGGCGCCGCCTACGCGGTGAACGGGGCCGGGCTCGCTGTCATGATCACGGTGTTCACCACGACAGCCTTCATCCCCACCGGCCTGGAGGTCGCGGCCGGGGCCGGCACCGCGGTCGCCGGGCAGAAGGTGCTCGAAGCCGTCTTCGGCGACCAGGCCATCCGGACGCTCGCCGCCCGGGCCCGGGCCGAACTGCTGACCCGGGTGGAGCAGCTGCTCGCCGCCGAGGCGGCCCGGTTCACCGAGCTGACCGAGGTGGTGCATCTCGAGACGGCACGGAGCACACTGCTGCGGGAGAGCGCCGCCGAGGTGGAGAAAGCCAGAGAGGAACTTGCTTTGACCGGGTCGGGGTCATGA
- a CDS encoding alpha-ketoacid dehydrogenase subunit beta: MITLGKAINHGLRRALEDDPKVVIMGEDVGKLGGVFRITDGLQKDFGENRVIDTPLAEAGIVGTAVGLAIRGYRPVCEIQFDGFVFPAYNQIVAQVAKMHYRSQGKVRLPIVIRIPFGGGIGAVEHHSESPEAYFAHTPGLKVVSCSNPADAYSMIQQAIASDDPVIFFEPKRRYWEKGEVDLDLAPSFPLHSARIARPGSAATLLAYGPMVRVALDAAAAAAEDGRELEVIDLRSLSPIDYPVIFESVRRTGRAVVVHEAPGNVGLGAEIAARISEECFYSLEAPVLRVTGYDTPYPAARVEEEYLPDLDRVLDAVDRSFGW; the protein is encoded by the coding sequence ATGATCACTCTGGGTAAGGCAATCAACCACGGGCTCCGGCGCGCGTTGGAGGACGACCCCAAGGTCGTGATCATGGGAGAGGACGTCGGCAAGCTCGGCGGCGTCTTCCGGATCACCGACGGCCTGCAGAAGGACTTCGGCGAGAACCGGGTCATCGACACGCCACTGGCCGAAGCCGGCATCGTCGGCACCGCGGTCGGGCTGGCGATCCGCGGGTACCGGCCGGTCTGCGAGATCCAGTTCGACGGGTTCGTCTTCCCGGCGTACAACCAGATCGTCGCCCAGGTCGCGAAGATGCATTACCGCTCCCAGGGCAAGGTGCGGCTGCCGATCGTCATCCGGATCCCCTTCGGCGGCGGCATCGGAGCGGTCGAGCACCACTCCGAGTCGCCCGAGGCCTACTTCGCGCACACGCCCGGTCTCAAGGTCGTGAGCTGCTCGAACCCGGCCGACGCGTACTCGATGATCCAGCAGGCTATCGCCTCGGACGACCCGGTGATCTTCTTCGAGCCGAAACGCCGGTACTGGGAGAAGGGTGAGGTCGACCTCGACCTTGCGCCGTCCTTCCCGCTGCACTCGGCCCGGATCGCCCGGCCCGGGTCGGCGGCGACGCTGCTCGCCTACGGCCCGATGGTCCGGGTCGCGCTCGACGCCGCCGCCGCGGCTGCCGAGGACGGCCGGGAACTGGAGGTCATCGACCTGCGCTCGCTCTCCCCGATCGACTATCCGGTGATCTTCGAGTCGGTCCGGCGGACCGGGCGCGCGGTCGTCGTGCACGAGGCCCCTGGCAACGTCGGCCTCGGTGCCGAGATCGCCGCCCGGATCAGCGAGGAGTGCTTCTACTCACTGGAGGCACCGGTGCTGCGGGTGACCGGCTACGACACCCCGTACCCGGCGGCCCGGGTGGAAGAGGAGTACCTCCCCGATCTGGACCGGGTCCTGGACGCCGTCGACCGTTCGTTCGGCTGGTGA
- the dnaJ gene encoding molecular chaperone DnaJ, producing the protein MSSKDWLEKDFYALLGVNRSATPDEIKKAYRKLARDLHPDRNPDNKEAEEKFKAASEAYDVLADDKKRKEYDEMRSLFGSGAFRRGARGPGGTQFDPSDLFGGFSGAAGAAGADRRFGGSGFSDIFSSIFSGGQGQPGGGPARRGPQRGRDVETEVTLDFSQAVQGTTLPLTLRTPGACDTCRGSGAKPGTTPRSCSKCHGTGLISSNQGSFSFSEPCRDCQGSGSIVDEKCPECRGSGGVTKTRTINVRFPAGVADGQRIRLSGRGEPGDRGGAAGDLYVQVKVRPDELFGRNGDDLTLVVPITIAEAVLGTDLKVPTLDGPVTLRVPPGTPSGRKLRARGKGVLRKEGQAGDLIVTVEVQIPSGVSGEAKDALENFAKLTPPPARDRLDERLRRAG; encoded by the coding sequence ATGAGCTCGAAGGACTGGCTCGAGAAGGACTTCTACGCCCTGCTCGGTGTGAACAGGTCTGCCACCCCCGACGAGATCAAGAAGGCGTACCGGAAGCTCGCCCGCGATCTGCATCCCGACCGCAACCCGGACAACAAGGAAGCGGAAGAGAAGTTCAAGGCCGCTTCCGAGGCGTACGACGTGCTCGCCGACGACAAGAAGCGCAAAGAGTACGACGAGATGCGCTCCCTGTTCGGCTCCGGCGCGTTCCGGCGCGGGGCCCGGGGGCCCGGCGGCACCCAGTTCGACCCGTCGGACCTCTTCGGCGGGTTCTCCGGGGCGGCCGGAGCGGCGGGTGCCGACCGGAGGTTCGGCGGCAGCGGCTTCTCCGACATCTTCAGTTCGATCTTCTCCGGCGGCCAGGGCCAGCCCGGTGGTGGCCCGGCTCGTCGTGGGCCACAGCGTGGGCGTGACGTGGAGACCGAGGTGACTCTCGACTTCTCGCAGGCCGTGCAGGGCACCACCCTGCCGCTGACCCTGCGGACACCCGGTGCCTGTGACACCTGCCGGGGCAGCGGGGCCAAGCCGGGGACCACACCCCGGTCCTGCTCGAAATGCCACGGGACCGGCCTGATCTCCAGCAACCAGGGGTCGTTCAGCTTCTCCGAGCCGTGCCGGGACTGTCAGGGTTCGGGCAGCATCGTGGACGAGAAGTGCCCGGAGTGCCGTGGGTCCGGCGGGGTCACCAAGACCCGCACGATCAACGTCCGGTTCCCGGCGGGTGTCGCCGACGGGCAGCGGATCCGGCTCAGCGGCCGGGGCGAGCCGGGTGACCGCGGTGGTGCGGCCGGCGACCTGTACGTGCAGGTCAAAGTCCGTCCCGACGAACTGTTCGGGCGCAACGGCGACGATCTCACCCTGGTCGTTCCGATCACCATCGCCGAGGCTGTGCTCGGCACCGATCTGAAAGTGCCCACCCTGGACGGTCCGGTCACGCTGCGGGTGCCACCCGGCACGCCGAGCGGCCGGAAACTGCGGGCCCGGGGCAAGGGCGTGCTCCGTAAGGAAGGCCAGGCCGGCGACCTGATCGTCACGGTCGAGGTGCAGATCCCCAGCGGGGTCTCCGGCGAGGCCAAGGATGCTCTGGAGAACTTCGCCAAGCTCACCCCGCCGCCCGCGCGGGACCGGCTCGACGAGCGTCTGCGCCGAGCTGGTTAG
- the pdhA gene encoding pyruvate dehydrogenase (acetyl-transferring) E1 component subunit alpha produces the protein MAKGESVAGTDIPAGGFVQLLTPDGERVDSVTTADGTTYSVDFTDEEYRELYRDLVTIRRLDTEAVALQRQGELGIWASLLGQEAAQVGSGRALRPQDMAFPTYREHGVLYCRGIDPIMPFGLFRGVDQGGWDPQEFRFNQYTIVIGSQTLHATGYAMGVTMDGKTGSLDGEAVIAYFGDGATSQGEVNEAFVWSGVFNAPIVFFCQNNQYAISEPLERQTRVPLYQRAGGYGFPGIRVDGNDVLASYAVTRQALDNARTGQGPTLIEAYTYRMGAHTSSDDPTRYRIASEVESWKAKDPISRLRAFLSKQKIAKKDFFTEVDDEATTKALDLRERVLAMPDPQPVTLFDNVYPNGSPELDTQRAAFTEYQASFEGSGH, from the coding sequence ATGGCGAAAGGCGAGAGCGTTGCCGGGACCGACATACCGGCCGGCGGCTTCGTCCAACTGCTGACCCCCGACGGCGAGCGTGTCGACAGCGTGACCACCGCTGACGGGACGACGTACTCGGTCGACTTCACCGATGAGGAGTACCGCGAGCTCTACCGCGACCTGGTCACCATCCGCAGGCTCGACACCGAGGCGGTCGCTCTGCAACGGCAGGGTGAACTGGGCATCTGGGCCAGTCTGCTCGGTCAGGAGGCGGCTCAGGTCGGTTCCGGGCGGGCGCTGCGGCCCCAGGACATGGCGTTCCCCACCTACCGCGAGCACGGGGTCCTCTACTGCCGCGGGATCGACCCGATCATGCCGTTCGGGCTCTTCCGCGGCGTCGACCAGGGCGGCTGGGATCCCCAGGAGTTCCGGTTCAACCAGTACACGATCGTCATCGGCTCACAGACACTGCACGCGACCGGCTACGCCATGGGCGTCACGATGGACGGCAAGACCGGCTCCCTCGACGGCGAGGCCGTGATCGCCTACTTCGGGGACGGCGCGACCAGCCAGGGTGAGGTCAACGAGGCGTTCGTCTGGTCCGGCGTCTTCAACGCGCCGATCGTCTTCTTCTGCCAGAACAACCAGTACGCGATCTCCGAACCCCTCGAACGCCAGACCCGGGTCCCGCTCTACCAGCGGGCCGGCGGCTACGGCTTCCCCGGCATCCGGGTCGACGGCAACGACGTGCTGGCCAGCTACGCCGTCACCCGGCAGGCACTGGACAACGCGCGCACCGGTCAAGGGCCGACGTTGATCGAGGCCTACACGTACCGGATGGGTGCGCACACCAGCTCCGACGACCCGACCCGTTACCGCATCGCGAGCGAGGTCGAGTCGTGGAAGGCCAAGGACCCGATCAGCCGGCTCCGGGCGTTCCTCAGCAAACAGAAGATCGCCAAGAAGGACTTCTTCACCGAGGTCGACGACGAGGCCACCACCAAGGCCCTCGATCTGCGCGAACGGGTGCTGGCGATGCCGGACCCACAACCGGTGACGCTCTTCGACAACGTCTATCCGAACGGCTCGCCCGAACTCGACACCCAGCGCGCCGCGTTCACCGAGTACCAGGCCTCTTTCGAGGGGAGCGGGCACTGA
- the dnaK gene encoding molecular chaperone DnaK translates to MARAVGIDLGTTNSCVSVLEGGEPTVIANAEGSRTTPSIVAFARNGEVLVGEVAKRQAVTNPDRTIRSVKREIGTGWSIDIDGKQYTPQEISARVLMKLKRDAEAYLGEQITDAVITVPAYFNDAQRTATKEAGEIAGLNVLRIVNEPTAAALAYGLDKGTKEQTVLVFDLGGGTFDVSLLELGEGVIEVKSTSGDNLLGGDDWDQRIIDHLVKTFRGEHGIDLSQDKMALQRLREAAEKAKIELSAATTTSINLPYITAGANGPLHLDTSLSRAEFQRMTQDLLDRCKGPFEAAIRDADVKLASIDHVILVGGSTRMPAVTDLVNSLIGREPNKGVNPDEVVAVGAALQAGVLKGEVKDVLLLDVTPLSLGIETKGGIMHKLVERNTTIPAHRSEVYTTADDNQPSVLIQVYQGEREMASNNKKLGTFELSGIAPAPRGVPQIEVSFDIDANGIVHVSAKDLGTGKEQKMTITGGSALPKDDIERMMRDAQDHADDDKKRREDAESRNLAEQLQWQTEKFLAESGDKLPEENKTKIGEALGELRGALGGTDIEKIKSAHERLSQVSQEAGSLLYSQGEASQAAAGGAPGGTTGAGTTGPAAGGDDVVDAEIVEDDKK, encoded by the coding sequence ATGGCACGTGCGGTCGGCATCGACCTCGGCACCACGAACTCCTGCGTCAGCGTTCTGGAAGGAGGCGAGCCCACCGTAATCGCCAATGCGGAGGGCTCACGGACGACCCCGTCGATCGTCGCCTTCGCCCGCAACGGCGAGGTGCTGGTGGGCGAGGTCGCCAAGCGACAGGCGGTGACCAACCCGGACCGGACGATCCGTTCGGTCAAGCGGGAGATCGGCACCGGCTGGTCCATCGACATCGACGGTAAGCAGTACACCCCGCAGGAGATCTCCGCGCGGGTGCTGATGAAGCTCAAGCGGGACGCCGAGGCGTACCTGGGCGAGCAGATCACCGACGCGGTCATCACCGTCCCGGCGTACTTCAACGACGCGCAGCGCACCGCGACCAAGGAGGCCGGTGAGATCGCCGGGCTGAACGTCCTGCGCATCGTCAACGAGCCCACCGCGGCCGCCCTGGCCTACGGCCTGGACAAGGGCACCAAGGAGCAGACCGTCCTGGTCTTCGACCTCGGTGGCGGCACCTTCGACGTCTCGCTGCTCGAGCTCGGCGAGGGTGTCATCGAGGTCAAGTCGACCTCCGGTGACAACCTCCTGGGCGGCGACGACTGGGACCAGCGGATCATCGACCACCTGGTCAAGACCTTCCGCGGCGAGCACGGCATCGACCTCTCCCAGGACAAGATGGCGCTCCAGCGTCTGCGCGAGGCGGCCGAGAAGGCCAAGATCGAGCTGTCCGCGGCGACCACCACCAGCATCAACCTGCCGTACATCACCGCCGGGGCGAACGGCCCGCTGCACCTGGACACGTCGCTGAGCCGCGCCGAGTTCCAGCGGATGACGCAGGACCTGCTGGACCGTTGCAAGGGCCCGTTCGAGGCCGCGATCCGCGACGCCGACGTCAAGCTCGCCTCGATCGACCACGTCATCCTGGTCGGCGGTTCGACCCGGATGCCCGCCGTCACCGATCTGGTGAACAGCCTGATCGGCCGCGAGCCGAACAAGGGCGTCAACCCGGACGAGGTCGTCGCCGTCGGCGCCGCGCTCCAGGCCGGCGTGCTCAAGGGCGAGGTCAAGGACGTCCTGCTGCTCGATGTCACCCCGCTGTCGCTGGGCATCGAGACCAAGGGCGGCATCATGCACAAGCTGGTGGAGCGCAACACCACCATCCCGGCGCACCGCTCCGAGGTCTACACCACGGCTGACGACAACCAGCCGTCCGTGCTGATCCAGGTGTACCAGGGCGAGCGTGAGATGGCGTCGAACAACAAGAAGCTCGGCACCTTCGAGCTCAGTGGTATCGCGCCGGCCCCGCGTGGCGTTCCGCAGATCGAGGTCTCCTTCGACATCGACGCGAACGGCATCGTGCACGTGTCCGCCAAGGACCTGGGCACCGGCAAGGAGCAGAAGATGACGATCACCGGCGGCTCCGCGCTGCCGAAGGACGACATCGAGCGGATGATGCGCGACGCCCAGGACCACGCGGACGACGACAAGAAGCGCCGCGAGGACGCCGAGTCGCGCAACCTGGCCGAGCAGCTCCAGTGGCAGACCGAGAAGTTCCTGGCGGAGAGCGGCGACAAGCTCCCCGAAGAGAACAAGACCAAGATCGGTGAAGCGCTCGGCGAGCTGCGCGGTGCGCTCGGCGGCACCGACATCGAGAAGATCAAGTCGGCCCACGAGCGGCTGTCCCAGGTCTCTCAGGAGGCCGGTTCGCTGCTCTACTCGCAGGGTGAGGCCTCGCAGGCCGCCGCGGGTGGCGCTCCCGGCGGCACCACCGGCGCCGGCACCACCGGCCCGGCGGCCGGCGGCGACGACGTGGTCGACGCCGAGATCGTGGAGGACGACAAGAAGTGA
- a CDS encoding GTPase, which translates to MNVAQKVRNDQIDTDDLTRRLEALSRFLRVVDPYLPDGELVSAHTLVERASGRLTLSLDHTVVALAGSTGSGKSSLFNALARFKLSPVGVRRPTTGNAHAVVWGPLEPANRLLDWVGVLPRQRFVRESALDGDDEASLRGLVLLDLPDFDSIERGHQLEVDRLLGLVDQIVWVVDPQKYGDRVLHQAYLSQFATHSGVTIVVLNQADRLSPADTELVVADLTRLLGEDGLDETPVIASSAKQPGMLSELRSALEDTVANRQAALRRLAADLDVIGEELGVMIGPPAAEDEVDRTTVRQLCDSLSASAGVPGVADATAGAYRHRASAATGWPLLRGLRRLRPDPLRKLHLAEPVKTDSVSTDVVPRTSVPAADAAQKSAVGLSVRAVAARAAAPLPEVWAPALNSAARSRAADLPDALDRAVAQTDLGLEKPPMWWRAVGVLQWVLLAAAGVGLGWLILGYALAALGLPEIDGVQVGSVPLPTLLLLAGLAGGLLLWLLLRPIIEAGARRARRRAEQRLRSAITEVGRGHVVAPVRDVLNAYAQAREALGVVRSE; encoded by the coding sequence ATGAACGTGGCACAGAAGGTTCGTAACGACCAGATCGACACCGACGACCTGACCCGCCGGCTGGAGGCGTTGTCCCGGTTCCTGCGGGTCGTCGATCCGTACCTGCCGGACGGCGAACTGGTCTCGGCGCACACCCTGGTGGAGCGGGCCAGCGGCCGGCTCACGCTGTCCCTGGACCACACTGTGGTGGCGCTCGCCGGCAGCACCGGCAGCGGCAAGTCGAGTTTGTTCAACGCGCTGGCCCGGTTCAAGCTCTCGCCGGTCGGGGTGCGCCGCCCCACCACCGGCAACGCGCACGCCGTGGTCTGGGGGCCGCTCGAACCCGCGAACCGCCTGCTCGACTGGGTCGGGGTGCTGCCCCGGCAGCGGTTCGTCCGGGAAAGCGCGCTGGACGGCGACGACGAGGCCTCGCTGCGCGGGCTGGTCCTGCTCGACCTGCCCGACTTCGACTCGATCGAGCGTGGCCACCAGCTCGAAGTGGACCGGCTGCTCGGCCTGGTCGACCAGATCGTCTGGGTGGTCGACCCGCAGAAATACGGCGACCGGGTCCTGCACCAGGCCTACCTCTCCCAGTTCGCCACCCACTCCGGCGTCACGATCGTGGTGCTGAACCAGGCCGACCGGCTCAGCCCCGCCGACACCGAGCTGGTGGTCGCCGATCTGACCCGGCTCCTCGGCGAGGACGGGCTCGACGAGACTCCGGTGATCGCCTCGTCGGCGAAACAGCCCGGCATGCTCAGTGAGCTGCGGTCCGCACTGGAGGACACGGTCGCCAACCGGCAGGCGGCCCTGCGCCGGCTGGCCGCCGACCTGGACGTGATCGGCGAAGAGCTGGGCGTGATGATCGGCCCGCCAGCCGCCGAGGACGAGGTGGACCGGACGACCGTCCGGCAGCTGTGCGACTCGCTGTCCGCGTCGGCCGGGGTGCCCGGGGTGGCGGACGCGACTGCCGGGGCGTACCGGCACCGGGCTTCGGCGGCCACCGGCTGGCCGCTGCTGCGCGGGCTGCGGAGACTGCGCCCGGACCCGCTGCGCAAGCTGCACCTGGCCGAGCCGGTCAAGACCGACTCGGTCTCCACCGATGTCGTACCGCGCACCTCCGTGCCGGCCGCCGACGCCGCGCAGAAGTCGGCGGTGGGCCTCTCGGTCCGGGCGGTCGCGGCCCGCGCAGCGGCACCACTGCCGGAGGTCTGGGCGCCCGCGTTGAACAGCGCGGCCCGATCACGGGCCGCCGATCTACCGGACGCGCTGGACCGGGCGGTCGCGCAGACCGACCTGGGCCTGGAGAAACCGCCGATGTGGTGGCGGGCCGTCGGGGTGCTGCAGTGGGTGCTGCTGGCGGCCGCCGGAGTGGGCCTCGGCTGGCTGATTCTCGGGTACGCGCTGGCCGCCCTCGGGCTGCCGGAGATCGACGGGGTGCAGGTGGGCTCGGTTCCACTGCCGACGCTGCTCCTGCTCGCCGGACTCGCCGGCGGGCTGCTGTTGTGGCTGCTGCTGCGGCCGATCATCGAGGCCGGCGCGCGCCGGGCCCGGCGCCGGGCCGAGCAGCGCCTGCGATCGGCGATCACCGAGGTCGGGCGGGGGCACGTGGTCGCACCGGTGCGCGACGTTCTCAATGCGTACGCCCAGGCGAGGGAAGCGCTCGGAGTCGTGCGCTCGGAGTAG
- a CDS encoding heat shock protein transcriptional repressor HspR — MYEEISISVEQASDAKVLIISVAARLAGMHPQTLRQYDRLGLVQPGRAGGGGRRYSERDVALLREVQKLSQDDGVNLAGIKRIIGLEQLVGDLQQRVAELEQELQAAYDRAARIESMNPYSGRDLVRQENHSTALVVWRPRRPPER; from the coding sequence ATGTATGAAGAGATCAGCATCTCGGTCGAGCAGGCCTCCGACGCGAAGGTTCTGATCATCTCGGTGGCCGCACGGCTCGCCGGGATGCATCCGCAGACCCTCCGGCAGTACGACCGGCTCGGGCTGGTTCAGCCCGGCCGGGCCGGCGGCGGCGGCCGGAGGTACAGCGAGCGTGACGTGGCGTTGCTCCGTGAGGTGCAGAAACTCAGCCAGGATGACGGTGTCAACCTGGCCGGGATCAAACGCATCATCGGCCTGGAGCAGTTGGTCGGCGATCTGCAGCAGCGGGTGGCCGAACTGGAACAAGAACTACAGGCGGCGTACGACCGGGCCGCCCGGATCGAGTCGATGAACCCGTACTCGGGTCGCGATCTGGTCCGTCAGGAGAACCATTCGACGGCTCTGGTCGTCTGGCGTCCCCGGCGACCCCCGGAACGATAG
- the grpE gene encoding nucleotide exchange factor GrpE — protein sequence MTAKDDEIDGQAAEREVIQGEIDEPAEETTADEQELKAAKRAGAHRAPDETDEAVPAEEPKPGVSAELETLRGELNERTHDLQRVSAEYANYRKRVDRDRGAAAEQTTGKVLTDLLPVLDDIDRAREHGDLVGPFASVAEQLTAVTGKLGLVAFGEKGDPFDPNRHEAVAHLTSADVTEPTCVEVMRRGYTLGERMLRAALVAVADPE from the coding sequence GTGACTGCCAAGGACGACGAGATCGACGGTCAGGCGGCCGAGCGGGAAGTCATCCAGGGCGAGATCGACGAGCCGGCCGAGGAGACCACCGCCGACGAGCAGGAGCTGAAGGCGGCCAAACGGGCCGGTGCGCATCGCGCTCCGGACGAGACCGACGAGGCCGTACCGGCTGAGGAGCCCAAGCCCGGCGTCAGCGCCGAGTTGGAGACGTTGCGGGGCGAGCTCAACGAGCGGACCCACGACCTCCAGCGGGTGTCCGCGGAGTACGCCAACTACCGCAAGCGGGTCGACCGCGACCGGGGTGCGGCGGCCGAGCAGACGACCGGCAAGGTCCTCACCGACCTGCTCCCGGTCCTGGACGACATCGATCGGGCCCGTGAGCACGGTGACCTGGTCGGACCGTTCGCTTCGGTGGCTGAGCAGCTCACCGCGGTGACCGGCAAGCTGGGCCTGGTGGCGTTCGGCGAGAAGGGTGACCCCTTCGATCCGAACCGGCACGAGGCGGTCGCGCACCTGACGTCCGCGGACGTCACCGAGCCGACCTGCGTCGAGGTGATGCGCCGGGGCTACACGCTGGGCGAGCGGATGCTCCGCGCGGCGTTGGTCGCGGTCGCCGACCCGGAGTGA